tgtgtgtgtgtgtggagacgGAAGATGGAAAGAAGGGGGGTTTCCCATCTGTTGCGCGGTTGTGGCGCGTGCCAGACGCGTGAGTCCTACTGTCATCTCACTGCACTGTGTCTGTTTAGTGGTCAGCAGCAGAGATTGACTGAAAGTCTTcgaatttatatatatatatatatatatatatatatatatatatatatatatacatatagatagatagatagatagatagatagatagatagattgatttATATGATTTGATATCGTTTTTTTAGGGATAATAACTTCATATGTCTGTACCTCGTCGTCTTATCGACACAGTGTTAGAGAGACTTGTGCACTGCGTGACTGTTTTTGTATATCTGTATAGCCTATTCAccgcagacacacactcctctctgCGCGTGTCTCAGGTTGTCAAGTCTCCCAGTCTCCTCCCCCACTGCTGCAGGTAAACACCGGGTTGTTGATATTGGAAACATGCTGCTGAGGGTCCACAAGCAGATGTTAATCCATATAGCGTGGCTTGGGTATCTGGTTTATTAATTGTAGGAATAGATTGGTTCTGTCACCTCGGGATCACTCATCAGgttctgtatgtgtttttttttaaacttaattgtGTCGAGTTGGAAAATGATTTCGTAAGCACAAATAAACGGACTGCATGTATTTACGCTAATGATTTTGATTACTTACTTTTTAACTGCTCATTTATAGTAGGGCATCTTTCATATATCCCATAAACTAAATTAATCTTCTCTTTGGCCGCtcatttgttgatatttttatgcaaaaataaacaggatAATAAACAGAACAATTCTTAATTCAGTAACAAAGCCTGGCGAAACAAGACGCAATCATTACAGTGCAAATTTCCAAAAGTGCAGCTGataaaatctagaaaaaaaacccagtatgGCTTATATGTCTGTGCGTAACTGGATCTTGGATGAACGTTAAAGCTTTAAATTTTAAACGCAATAACGCGCAACATAACCTTGAAACTTCGCATACCAGCGGTAGACGCAGAGTCCCACCGGGACCAGATGGCCCAGACGGGAGCTCCGCTCATCTCCCAGAGGCATCACCCCCCCTGTGTCAGACCCCCAGCACAATAGCGTGTGTTCCCTCCCCTCTGACGCTCCGGACCCACATAAATAGGAGGCTCTCCAGCTCGACTGCACACTTCAGCTCAACCGCTCCAAGAGCAAGTATCTCCCCTCAAAAAGCACAGCAACAAGCAGAAAACGACATGAGTCCCAGCATCACTACTGAGGCCAACCAGCCTCTCCCTGCCAGATCCACCGTAGCCCAGAGAAAACAAGCCAACGAACTGAGAAAGGTAAGGGAGAGAGAACTGTGAGCTCTTTAAGTTACTAgatttttgtttctcattggACTCCTTTATAAGAACATCTGACTAACAGGTTTTCATGGTTTCTTCTAGACTCTTAAACCCTTGCTGGAGAAGAGAAGACGTGCTCGTATCAACGACAGTCTCAGTCATTTGAAAAGTCTGATTCTTCCTCTGGTTGGCAAAGACAACGCGCGCTACTCCAAGCTGGAGAAAGCTGATATTCTGGAAATGACCGTCCGTTTCCTCAGAGACCTTCCTTCCACTCCAGTCAAAGGTAAGCATCATCTCTTCAAGTACTTTACGCATTGCGCAAACCATTTTATCTGAGATTGTGGGCAACACATGAAATTCAAGACACTGATCAAATGTCTTCTCTCTCCAGACTCCGCAGACAGTTACAGAGAAGGCTACAAAGCCTGCCTCCAGCGCGTCTCCGCTCTGCTCCCCAAAACGAGCCTGGATCAAGACGCGTGTCAGCGGGTCAACGACTTCGTTCAGCAGTCTATGTCTACCACCGTCACCCCAACCTGCCTGAATTGCTGCGCTCAGAGCTCCAGGACTCTCCCTCAGATCCAACAGAGACTCCTGAGCCTCAAATCCAGCTTCAGCTCCAGACTGGAAAGCCAGTCCCGCAGCAGTAGCAGCGCAGTGGCTCCCAGCAGAGCGCAGCCAGGCCCACAGCCTGTCAGCGCTGCCATGTGGAGACCCTGGTAGAATAGATGGACATTTATCCCatgcatgttatttattttgcgATGTTATTTATGCTATTTGTA
The DNA window shown above is from Plectropomus leopardus isolate mb chromosome 8, YSFRI_Pleo_2.0, whole genome shotgun sequence and carries:
- the hes2.1 gene encoding transcription factor HES-2.1; protein product: MSPSITTEANQPLPARSTVAQRKQANELRKTLKPLLEKRRRARINDSLSHLKSLILPLVGKDNARYSKLEKADILEMTVRFLRDLPSTPVKDSADSYREGYKACLQRVSALLPKTSLDQDACQRVNDFVQQSMSTTVTPTCLNCCAQSSRTLPQIQQRLLSLKSSFSSRLESQSRSSSSAVAPSRAQPGPQPVSAAMWRPW